From Patulibacter sp. SYSU D01012:
GCGGGCGACCTTGCAGGCCAGGATCTTGCCCTCGATGCCGCGGCCGCCGAAGCCGCCGGGGACGAGGACGCCGTCGGCGCCGCGCAGCCGGTCGCGGGCCGCCTCCTCGGTCTCCAGGTGCTCCGAGTCGACCCAGTCGATCTCGATGTCGGTGCCGTCCCACGCGCCGGCGTGCTTGAGCGCCTCGACGACCGACTTGTAGGCGTCCTCGAGCTTGACGTACTTGCCGACGATCGCGATCCGGGTGCTGCCGGACGTCGAGCGCACGCGGCGGACGACCTCCTCCCAGTCGCTGATGTCGGGCGCCGGGGCGTCCATCCCGAAGTGCTCGAGGACGCGCTGGTCGACGTGCTCCTCGCGGTACCAGATCGGGATCTCGTAGACGTCCGAGACATCCTTGGCCGAGATGACCATGTCGTCGGGCAGAGCGGTGAAGAGCGCGATCTTCGACCGGATGTCGCGGCTGAGGACGGCCTCGGAGCGGCAGAGCAGCATGTCGGGCTGGATGCCGATGCGGCGCAGCTCGTTCACGGAGTGCTGCGTCGGCTTCGTCTTCAGCTCGCCCGCGTGCTTGATGTACGGCACGAGGGTCAGGTGGATGTACATGCAGTTCCGGCGACCGACGTCGCTGGGGAACTGGCGGATCGCCTCCAGGAACGGCAGCGACTCGATGTCGCCGACCGTGCCGCCGATCTCGCAGATGACGACGTCGACGTCGCGCGACTCGCCCGCGAGCTTGATCCGGTTCTTGATCTCGTTCGTGATGTGCGGGACGACCTGGACGGTGCCGCCCAGGTAGTCGCCGCGGCGCTCGCGCCGGATGACGGTGTCGTAGATGCCGCCGGTGGTGACGTTCGAGGCCTTCGAGGTGTTCGTGTTCGTGAACCGCTCGTAGTGGCCGAGGTCGAGGTCGGTCTCGGCGCCGTCCTCCGTCACGAAGACCTCGCCGTGCTGGTACGGCGACATCGTGCCCGGGTCGACGTTGATGTACGGGTCGAGCTTCTGCAGCGCGACCGTCAGGCCGCGGGCGACGAGGAGCCGGCCGATCGACGCGGCGGCGATGCCCTTCCCGAGCGAGGAGACGACGCCCCCCGTGACGAACACGTACTTGGTCGGGGAACGGTCTGGCACGCGCGGAGTCCTCACTCGGTGTCTGGGCGACGGCCCCGACGGGCGCCCCGGCGGGCCGCCGGAACGCGAAGGGCCACGGATGAAGGTACCGGGTGGCGCGGACGCCGCCCGTGCGCCCGCGCACGCCGGCCGGCGGCTGCGCGGGACGACACGTCGCCCCGGGCGGGATCCCGCGGCGACGGGCCGGGACGCGAATCCCCTGCTCCCGCCGGACGCCGGGACCGGACGTGGCACCATCGGTGGTGGCCCCCCGCGTCCCCGCGGGCGGCCGCGGTCCACCCCCGACCCGGGAGCGCCCTGTGTCCGACCCCCTCCAGCACCAGAACCCCGAGCCCGCCGTCGGCGTGAAGACCGACGCGGACTGGCAGCAGGACCTGACCCCCGAGCAGTACGCCGTCCTGCGGCAGTGCGGCACGGAGCCGCCCTTCTCCGGCAAGTACTGGAACACGAAGGACGACGGCACGTACTGCTGCGCGGCCTGCGGGGCCGAGCTGTTCTCGAGCGACACGAAGTTCGACTCGGGCACCGGCTGGCCCAGCTTCACCGACCCCGTCGTGGCGAACGCCGTCGAGCTGCACGAGGACCGCTCGTACGGGATGGTCCGCATCGAGTGCAAGTGCGCGAGCTGCGGCGGCCACCTGGGCCACGTCTTCCCGGACGGCCCGGGTCCCGGCGGCCAGCGCTGGTGCATCAACTCCGCGTCGCTCGACCTGAAGCCCGCCCAGGGCTGATTCCCGCCGCGCCGCCGGCCGGCGGCGCGTGCCACGGCGGACGACCCGCCACCGCCGCGCCGGCCGGGCGCGGCGGTGCGGCCCGCTAGGCGGCGCTGCGCAGCTCCTCGGCGTGCCGCCGGGCGCCCTCGTCGCCCGCCTCGCCGCCGAGCATCCGCACGAGCTCGCCCACGACCTCGGGGTCGTCGAGGCGGCGGACGACCGTCCGGGCCGGCTCGACCGCGGTGTCCTTCTCGATCGCGAAGTGCCGGTCCGCGAGCGCCGCGATCTGCGGCAGGTGGGTGATGCAGAGGACCTGCCCGTCCTGCCCGAGCGCGCGCAGCTGCTCGCCGACGGCGCGCCCCGTCTGGCCGCCGACGCCCGAGTCGATCTCGTCGAAGACCTGCGTGGCCCCCGTGCCGTGGCCGGCGACGGCCAGCAGCGCGAGCATCACGCGGGAGAGCTCGCCGCCCGACGCCGCCTCGCGCACCGGGGCGGCGGGCACGCCGGGGTTCGGGGCGAGCACGAGCTCGCAGTGGTCGTTGCCCGTCGGGCCGGGATCGCGCGCGTCCAGGC
This genomic window contains:
- a CDS encoding CTP synthase; translation: MPDRSPTKYVFVTGGVVSSLGKGIAAASIGRLLVARGLTVALQKLDPYINVDPGTMSPYQHGEVFVTEDGAETDLDLGHYERFTNTNTSKASNVTTGGIYDTVIRRERRGDYLGGTVQVVPHITNEIKNRIKLAGESRDVDVVICEIGGTVGDIESLPFLEAIRQFPSDVGRRNCMYIHLTLVPYIKHAGELKTKPTQHSVNELRRIGIQPDMLLCRSEAVLSRDIRSKIALFTALPDDMVISAKDVSDVYEIPIWYREEHVDQRVLEHFGMDAPAPDISDWEEVVRRVRSTSGSTRIAIVGKYVKLEDAYKSVVEALKHAGAWDGTDIEIDWVDSEHLETEEAARDRLRGADGVLVPGGFGGRGIEGKILACKVAREERIPYLGICLGMQIATAEFARHVAGMPGANSTEFDPETEWPVIDLLPEQKEVRDLGGTMRLGSDPIKLQPGTRIRELYGEETIYERHRHRYEVSITLRKKLEGAGLVVGGTSPDGRLVEAIELPEHPFFVAAQAHPEFKSRPERPSPIFQGFVATAHRRAAERDGAGATQDGVAALTDARA
- the msrB gene encoding peptide-methionine (R)-S-oxide reductase MsrB, translating into MSDPLQHQNPEPAVGVKTDADWQQDLTPEQYAVLRQCGTEPPFSGKYWNTKDDGTYCCAACGAELFSSDTKFDSGTGWPSFTDPVVANAVELHEDRSYGMVRIECKCASCGGHLGHVFPDGPGPGGQRWCINSASLDLKPAQG